A single Vulcanisaeta distributa DSM 14429 DNA region contains:
- the alaS gene encoding alanine--tRNA ligase: protein MEELRTRLFDRMRFYRKQCPYCKHYFWTLNKDQESCGDQPCTPYLFIGNPPGKFRPESIRDVRERFLNFFERHGHVRIKRYPVVARWRTDVYLVGASIYDFQPWVTEGIVPPPANPLTLSQPSIRFTDIDKVGRSGRHLTGFEMMAHHAFNYPDKYIYWIDETVEYAHEFFTKELGLKDHEITYKENIWEGGGNAGECLEVLVSGLEIATLVFMHYRTVNGKYVEMPMKIVDTGYGLERIYWLLTGKPTVYDAVFGPFIEKLRSKLGLPKPSNEMLMHMATYFGQLDPEVTSIEKAYEYISSKVGMDVNEVRNILKAQETLYILSDHGRTLSWMMADGVIPSNSGVGYLGRLLLRRMLRSMYVAGIEMPLTEVMDMELEFLRDDYPEVYEERQTILELVDLEERKFKELLRQAPGIIDRVIRDRERRTGKRELTVDDLIMLYDSQGLPPEVVREVASSRLGLSVVVPDDFYSRLAARYQRQVGEEKPKVDVNPVEVQDLPQTRELFYENMRLFQFNAKVLRVIRGKYVVLDQTAFYPEGGGQVADHGVIRHSRGEARVIDVQRVGPVIVHVIEGEPPMEGETVEGIVDATRRLDLMRMHTATHILLQSIRRVLGRHVWQAGAEKNVPFSRLDVTHYKLPSRDEIRKIEELANQMVVANYPVIIRWLGRTDAESKFGVYIYQGGAVPGAKLRIVQVGPDDNPYDVEACGGMHVGSTGEIGMIKIVKVEKIQEGVVRFIFTTGRHALNYTESLEDSINEVSELIGKGREDVVKGVKELLSDVSKMEGRIKALTRKAIKGDIAEAMGRETAINGVGFTYMEYENEDRNYIQEFAKEYLGARPNTVLLIINRVSNGTEYMVYLSPETAKRVSIKELMARLNASVNGKGGGSTTYGQGFAQGRPPVDTLVSTVKSFLSSISSS, encoded by the coding sequence ATGGAGGAATTGAGGACTAGGTTGTTCGATAGGATGAGGTTTTATAGGAAACAATGCCCATATTGCAAGCATTACTTCTGGACGTTAAACAAGGACCAGGAGTCCTGTGGTGATCAACCATGCACGCCATACCTATTCATAGGAAACCCACCTGGTAAGTTCAGGCCTGAGTCCATTAGAGATGTTAGGGAGAGGTTCCTAAACTTCTTCGAGAGGCACGGTCACGTTAGAATAAAGAGGTACCCAGTGGTTGCGCGTTGGAGGACTGACGTTTACCTAGTCGGCGCATCAATATATGACTTCCAGCCATGGGTCACCGAGGGCATTGTACCGCCACCTGCAAACCCACTGACCCTTTCACAACCGAGTATTAGGTTTACGGATATTGATAAGGTCGGCCGCAGCGGTAGGCACTTAACGGGCTTTGAAATGATGGCTCACCACGCCTTCAATTACCCCGATAAGTACATTTACTGGATTGACGAGACCGTTGAATACGCCCATGAATTCTTCACAAAGGAGCTCGGCCTTAAGGATCATGAAATTACATATAAGGAGAATATTTGGGAGGGCGGCGGCAATGCCGGTGAGTGCCTTGAGGTGCTCGTGAGTGGTTTGGAAATAGCCACGCTCGTCTTCATGCATTATAGGACCGTCAATGGTAAGTACGTGGAAATGCCCATGAAGATAGTGGACACGGGCTACGGGCTCGAGAGAATCTACTGGCTACTCACCGGTAAACCCACCGTCTACGACGCGGTCTTTGGCCCATTCATAGAAAAATTAAGGAGTAAGTTGGGACTTCCTAAACCAAGCAATGAGATGTTAATGCATATGGCGACCTATTTCGGTCAACTTGATCCTGAGGTTACGAGTATTGAGAAGGCCTATGAGTACATATCGAGTAAGGTCGGCATGGACGTTAATGAGGTTAGGAACATACTGAAGGCGCAGGAGACCCTATACATACTTAGTGATCATGGTAGGACCCTCTCCTGGATGATGGCTGATGGCGTGATACCGAGTAATTCAGGCGTTGGTTACCTGGGTAGGCTCCTGCTTAGGAGGATGCTTAGGAGCATGTATGTTGCCGGTATTGAAATGCCGCTCACCGAGGTCATGGACATGGAACTTGAGTTCTTAAGGGATGATTACCCAGAGGTTTATGAGGAGAGACAGACAATACTTGAGTTAGTTGACCTCGAGGAGAGGAAGTTCAAGGAATTACTTAGGCAGGCGCCGGGCATAATTGATAGGGTCATTAGGGATAGGGAAAGAAGGACTGGTAAGAGGGAACTCACGGTTGATGACCTAATTATGCTCTACGACTCACAGGGACTACCGCCCGAGGTTGTGCGTGAAGTCGCCTCATCAAGGCTTGGGCTGAGCGTTGTCGTGCCTGACGACTTCTACTCAAGGCTTGCGGCCAGGTACCAGAGACAGGTTGGTGAGGAGAAGCCCAAGGTTGATGTGAACCCGGTGGAGGTTCAGGACTTACCGCAGACTAGGGAATTATTCTATGAGAATATGAGGTTGTTCCAGTTCAATGCAAAGGTGTTAAGGGTCATTAGGGGTAAGTACGTGGTTCTCGACCAAACGGCATTCTACCCAGAGGGTGGTGGGCAGGTGGCTGACCACGGCGTTATTAGGCATAGTAGGGGCGAGGCAAGGGTTATTGATGTCCAGAGGGTTGGTCCGGTGATTGTCCATGTTATTGAGGGTGAACCGCCAATGGAGGGTGAGACCGTGGAGGGGATTGTTGATGCAACCCGTAGACTTGACCTAATGAGGATGCACACAGCAACCCACATATTACTTCAGAGCATTAGGCGTGTCCTTGGTAGGCATGTTTGGCAGGCAGGTGCGGAGAAGAATGTGCCCTTCAGCAGGCTTGATGTGACGCATTACAAGCTACCCAGTAGGGATGAGATTAGGAAGATTGAGGAGTTGGCAAACCAAATGGTTGTTGCTAATTACCCAGTGATCATTAGATGGTTGGGCAGGACTGATGCTGAGTCAAAGTTTGGTGTTTACATATACCAGGGAGGCGCCGTTCCAGGGGCTAAGCTGAGGATTGTCCAGGTGGGTCCCGACGATAACCCATATGACGTGGAGGCTTGTGGAGGCATGCATGTAGGTAGTACTGGTGAGATTGGTATGATTAAGATTGTCAAGGTTGAGAAGATTCAGGAGGGTGTTGTTAGGTTCATATTCACCACAGGTAGGCACGCACTTAATTATACGGAGTCCCTTGAGGACTCTATTAATGAGGTATCTGAATTAATTGGTAAGGGTAGGGAGGACGTGGTTAAGGGCGTTAAGGAGCTACTCAGTGATGTGAGTAAGATGGAGGGTAGGATTAAGGCATTGACTAGGAAGGCCATTAAGGGCGATATCGCGGAGGCCATGGGTAGGGAAACAGCCATAAACGGCGTCGGCTTCACATACATGGAGTATGAGAATGAGGATAGAAACTACATACAGGAGTTCGCCAAGGAGTACCTAGGCGCTAGGCCTAACACTGTGCTATTGATAATTAATAGGGTCAGTAACGGCACTGAGTACATGGTTTACCTAAGCCCAGAAACAGCCAAGCGCGTGAGCATTAAGGAATTAATGGCGAGACTTAACGCAAGTGTTAATGGTAAGGGTGGTGGATCAACAACCTACGGCCAGGGATTCGCCCAGGGCAGGCCGCCGGTGGACACGCTTGTGAGCACGGTTAAATCGTTCCTAAGCTCTATAAGCTCCTCCTAA
- a CDS encoding MBL fold metallo-hydrolase — protein sequence MVRVIEVMNNVYQIDLEPGGFSNLVSVYAINTGKGIIVFEGGPAVSSNDLRNALRRLPSNVTHAFITHVHIDHYGGTGALTGLNPNIEVYVHPRGSKVLPNPDIIWVPAREAMGWLGELYGRPLEVPSKNARETKDGDRVTIGDVTVEVIHTPGHASHHQSFIVEPWDILIVGDAAGIYVRDLDYIIPTTMEPLRFDMYVDSVKKLIARNPKYIAYTHHLLVPNATELLNRHLRQLDVWGKAAEEAVREGLSVNDLEGMLVERDQDLRRVYDRLRNMKAHYHLFGMAVDGLYKYFRDLETKRK from the coding sequence ATGGTGCGGGTAATTGAGGTAATGAACAATGTATATCAAATAGACCTAGAGCCAGGTGGATTTAGTAATCTGGTCTCAGTATACGCAATAAACACGGGCAAGGGCATAATAGTGTTTGAGGGAGGACCTGCAGTATCCAGTAACGATCTAAGGAACGCCTTAAGGAGGTTGCCAAGTAATGTTACTCATGCATTCATAACCCATGTTCATATAGACCACTACGGAGGTACTGGCGCATTGACTGGACTCAACCCAAATATTGAGGTTTATGTCCACCCAAGGGGTTCGAAGGTTCTACCTAACCCGGACATTATTTGGGTACCCGCTAGGGAGGCAATGGGCTGGCTCGGCGAACTATACGGCAGGCCACTCGAGGTACCGAGCAAGAATGCCCGTGAGACAAAGGATGGCGATAGGGTGACCATAGGAGACGTTACAGTGGAGGTAATACACACGCCAGGCCATGCGAGTCATCATCAATCCTTCATTGTCGAGCCATGGGACATACTCATCGTTGGGGATGCCGCGGGTATCTACGTTAGGGACCTTGATTACATAATACCAACGACTATGGAACCTCTTAGGTTTGATATGTATGTTGATAGCGTCAAAAAGCTAATTGCCAGGAATCCTAAGTACATAGCCTATACGCATCATTTACTCGTTCCTAACGCCACTGAATTGCTGAATAGGCATCTGAGGCAATTAGATGTATGGGGTAAAGCGGCTGAGGAGGCCGTTAGGGAGGGATTGAGCGTAAACGACCTTGAAGGGATGCTTGTGGAAAGGGACCAGGACCTTAGGAGAGTTTATGATAGGCTTAGGAATATGAAGGCTCATTACCACCTGTTTGGTATGGCTGTTGATGGTTTGTATAAGTACTTCCGCGATCTTGAGACAAAGCGTAAATAG
- a CDS encoding 50S ribosomal protein L10, which produces MASQPVFKRTYVRTKPYPEKKVRIVNELKELFSKYENVFVIDIHETSNRVLQEYRFWLRRRGARVIKAKNTLVLIALRQLMGNVSEDIEKLFTGENLLIFSNENPFELAKWIWGTGVRREAMPGDIAPFDLVAPAGNTNMSPGPIMSKFGKLKIPIKVQDGKIWIVKDTVVVKKGDKINEDAAEILKKLNIKPIFETLKIKAAILKGKYVITVDNLKLDVGTYRSMIEDAVRYAFNLAVNTAYPTPEVLRVSIAKAHMEALNLAVNARYVTPETAQYILAKAVAEANALAAVIAPKAPELGLQVAQQPQQVKTEEAKAEEKKAEEKKEEAGEEKKEGPSEEEVAAGFSSLFGS; this is translated from the coding sequence ATGGCTTCACAACCAGTGTTTAAGCGTACGTACGTTAGGACGAAGCCCTATCCAGAGAAGAAGGTTAGGATTGTTAATGAATTGAAGGAACTATTCAGTAAGTATGAGAATGTATTTGTTATAGATATTCACGAGACCTCGAATAGGGTCCTTCAGGAGTATAGATTCTGGCTTAGGAGGAGGGGTGCCAGGGTAATTAAGGCTAAGAACACCCTCGTGTTAATAGCACTTAGGCAGTTAATGGGCAACGTCAGTGAGGACATTGAGAAGCTATTCACAGGGGAGAACCTCCTCATATTCTCGAACGAGAACCCATTCGAACTTGCCAAGTGGATTTGGGGGACCGGCGTCAGGAGGGAGGCGATGCCCGGCGATATAGCGCCATTCGATTTAGTGGCGCCCGCCGGCAATACGAACATGAGCCCAGGACCAATAATGAGTAAGTTTGGTAAGTTGAAGATACCAATTAAGGTCCAGGATGGTAAGATATGGATTGTTAAGGATACGGTGGTAGTTAAGAAGGGCGATAAGATTAATGAGGATGCTGCTGAAATTCTTAAGAAGTTGAATATAAAGCCCATATTCGAGACACTGAAGATAAAGGCGGCAATACTAAAGGGTAAGTACGTAATAACCGTTGACAATCTAAAGTTGGATGTTGGCACGTATAGGTCAATGATTGAGGATGCGGTTAGGTATGCATTTAACCTAGCCGTTAACACGGCGTACCCAACACCTGAGGTTCTCAGGGTATCCATAGCCAAGGCCCACATGGAGGCCTTGAACCTGGCCGTTAATGCGAGGTACGTAACGCCGGAGACGGCCCAATACATACTGGCTAAGGCGGTGGCTGAGGCTAATGCGTTGGCCGCGGTAATAGCTCCAAAGGCCCCTGAACTTGGGCTTCAGGTTGCCCAGCAGCCACAGCAGGTGAAGACTGAGGAGGCTAAGGCGGAGGAGAAGAAGGCTGAGGAAAAGAAGGAGGAGGCCGGGGAGGAGAAGAAGGAGGGCCCGAGTGAGGAGGAGGTTGCGGCTGGATTCTCCAGCCTATTTGGTTCGTAA
- a CDS encoding 50S ribosomal protein L1, which yields MSLNLDAIIKAVTEAKAKAKKRRFKQTYELIVRFKDFDVKNQANRFNITIALPHPLQGKEPKVCVMATGAMVLAAKEAKADAILTREDIEKLAGNKKEIRRLANSFDYFVATPDLMVLIGRVMGQILGPRNKMPEVIQPNADIKAVIDRLKRSVRVRVKDQPQVMCKVGTEDMDPKQVAENIATVLDEILKRVRPEQLGDVSVKLTMGPPITFSPLTSK from the coding sequence ATGAGCTTGAACCTTGACGCAATAATCAAGGCCGTTACCGAGGCAAAGGCAAAGGCGAAGAAAAGGAGGTTTAAGCAGACGTATGAGTTAATAGTTAGGTTTAAGGATTTCGACGTCAAGAACCAAGCCAATAGATTCAACATAACCATTGCATTGCCACACCCATTACAGGGTAAGGAACCGAAGGTCTGTGTAATGGCCACCGGCGCGATGGTGCTTGCCGCTAAGGAGGCTAAGGCAGATGCAATACTCACCAGGGAAGATATCGAGAAACTCGCCGGTAATAAAAAGGAAATCAGGAGACTGGCTAATTCATTTGATTACTTCGTGGCCACGCCAGACCTAATGGTGCTCATTGGTAGGGTTATGGGTCAAATACTGGGTCCCAGGAACAAAATGCCTGAGGTTATCCAGCCGAACGCGGATATTAAGGCTGTGATTGATAGGCTAAAGAGGAGCGTTAGGGTTAGGGTTAAGGACCAACCACAGGTAATGTGTAAGGTCGGCACGGAGGATATGGACCCAAAGCAAGTTGCTGAGAATATAGCTACCGTACTCGATGAAATACTCAAGAGGGTTAGGCCTGAGCAACTGGGGGACGTAAGTGTGAAACTCACCATGGGCCCACCAATAACCTTCTCACCATTAACATCTAAGTAA